The Marispirochaeta aestuarii genome contains the following window.
CGAAGGCGAAGGGAGTCCTCAGGGGATCGGTAAAAAGGTCTGTCAGGGCTTCCAGGGGTTTTGGGCTGACGTAGAGCACCAGCCCCAGGAGAAGGAGAATCCCTCCGCTTATAACCAGAATCCGTCTGTTCTTTGTCACTTCCCGTCTCCTGTCCCGCAGATCCCCAGCATTGCCTCGCCGATCCTGCCGTGATCAAACTGGTCACGCTGAAAGCCGGCGGTGATCTCTCCGTTATAGAGGACCAGCAGGCGGTCGGCGATTTCCAGGACCTCGTCGATATCGCTGGCAAGAAGCAGAATCCCCGCACCCCTGTCCCGCAGACTCAGTATCCGCTGATAGACCTCCAGTCTGCCCTTGACATCGAGCCCCCAGGCCGGTTCGCAGAGAATGACCAGGCCGGAAGCCGAAAGGATTTCCCGGCCCAGAATAAGACGCTGCAGCATTCCCCCGGAGAGGGCGGAGGTCAGTGACCGGGGATGAGCAGAAATTCCGTATTCGGAAAGTAGCTCCCGGGTATAGCTCTCTTTTTTCTTTTCTCCCAGTATACCGTAACGGCTCAGTTCCTTCCGGACCAGCACAGCGGCGTTTTCCATGACCGGAAGCCCCAGGGCGGCCCCGCTCTCCAGCCGGTCGGAGGGTACCATGGCTATTCCGGCCATTTTTATCCTTTCCGGTTCCCGGGGGTAGGGTGTTCCCCCTGCCATGAGGATCTCTCCGGAGTCGGGTTGAACGGAGGCGTTGAGTATCCTCTCCAGGCAGTCCAGACCGTTCTCCCGGATGCCCGAGAGGGCAAGAATCTCACCCCTGCGGAGGCTGAAGGAGATGTTCCGGATAAAGCTCTCCCGGGACCTCTTTGAAAGATTCCGGACTTCCAGGCAGATCCCCCCGGGACTGGAAGGGGTCAGTTCAGCAGCCCTGTCGCCGGTTCCCATGAGTATCCGGGATATCTCTTCCAGGGAGAGATCTCTTGCCTCGGTTTCGGCTATACTCTTCCCCTTTCGCAGCAGGGTAAGCCGGTGGGCGAGCTGCCGGACTTCCCGGATTTTATGGGAGACTATCAAAATGCCCATACCCTCCGCGGCGAGTTCCTGTAAAAGGGAAAAAAGGTTCTCCGTCTCCAGGGGGGTAAAGGAAGTGGAGGGTTCATCGAGGATCAGAAAATCCGGGGCCTTCAGCAGGGCTTCGACAATCATTGTCGCAGTGACCAGGTTGGCAGGTACCCGGTTTCCCCGGGTTGCCAGGGGAAGATCGATCCTGAGCCTTTCGGATATCCTCCTGATTTTTCCCGCTGCTTCATCCCGTCCCTGTCCTGCCGGGTTCATCCCCAGGTGCAGGAACTCCTGTACCGTCAGGGAGGGGACCAGCCGGGGGTGCTGGGGAATATAGGCGATCTTCCCGCTTACTTTGGACCGGTTGTGCCGGGCAGCTGGAATACCGTCCATCAGAATCTCCCCGGAGTCGGGCCGGGTCATCCCGGCGATACAGCGCACCAGGGTGGTCTTTCCCGATCCGTTCTCCCCCAGAAGCCCGTGGATCTCTCCCCGCCGCAGATTGATGCCGGCTCCGTCGAGGGCCTTTACCTCTCCGTGGTTAAAATATTTGTGTATGTTCCGGGCCCTGATGGATCCTCCGCTGTCCGGCATCGCTTACCCTTTTCCTCTGATGCTGCCCTGAGCCTATTCCTGTACCTTCACCGAACCGTTCTTGAGCTCCTCAAGATGATTCTCGAGCTTCTCCCGCAGCTCTTGGCTTAAGTTTTCGGTGTAGGCGGGGTGATCGGTGATGAAAGTAATATATCCCTCGGCTATCCCCACGGATTCCGCTGAGCCGAAGGGGAGTTCCCCCTCAATGGCCTTGAGGGTCATCTCCCGGGCCGCCCGATCCAGGTAAATTCGAGTGCTGCCGATAACGGTACCGGGGGCGACATCGTAGCCTGAGGAGTCGAACCAGATTACTCCCTTTCCTGCCTCCTGTGCCGCCGAGATCACCCCCTGGTTCGCCCCGCCGGCGATGGCCAGGATCACATTGACTCCGGAACGGAACATATCTCCGGCAAGTTCGGAGCCCTTCCCTGCGTCGTACCAGTTTCCCACAACCCGGAAATCAAGCTCTGCAGTCCCTGCCGCTGCCTCAGCGCCCTGCTGATAGCCCGGCCGGATCGAGCGGAGCATCTCCGGATACTCCTGACCTGCAATGAGGCCGACTTTTACAGTCCCTTCCGCCTGCTTCTCTCTGGCCACGAGGCCCGCGAAATAGCCGGCGAGATACCCCTGTTCCCGCTGGTTGAAACGGAAGGTGAAGATCGAGGGATTCCCTTCGATGTGTCCGTCCAGGACCAGGAAGCGGGCTTCAGGGTAGGACCTTGAGACCTCTGCACAGATCTCCGGCATCGCAGGGTTCGAAGTAACGATGAGGTCGTAGCGGCCGGAAGCTGCCAGGGAGCTCAGCTTCGTTAACCATTCTCCCTGATTGAATCCGCCTTCGACAACCGAAACTTCCACACCGGATTTTCCCCGGGCTGCCGCCTCGACTCCTTCGACCATCATCTCGTAGGTAGGGCTTCCGGCCACTACCCCGGGGACGAAAACCGCTATGGAGCCGACTGCCCCGGGGGCCTCCTGTTGTGCTTCTTCCGTCTGAGCCTCCTTCGGACTGCAGGAACTGAGGAAGAGAAAACCTGCCACCACAAAAAGGAGTACTGCAAAACGGGTAATCCCCGGTACAGAGAAATTGAGTTTGCCTTGTAATACGCGGTTCATAAAAACTGCCTCCAGAAAACGCATCGGGGGCAGATGAGAGAAAGTAGAGCGGGCCCTCCCGGAAAAATCCGGAACGGCTGGTTCTATTTTCTTCTCCCATCCAGACTTTCACTGTCGGTTTCGGAATCCCACCGAATCCCCCCTGTGCCGTCTCAACGAAACCGGTACAGGGATTGCGGACTGTTACCGCCGGTCGGGACTTTAGGTCCCTCCCTCGAAGAAAATATATCTGCGTCAAATATATTTCCTTTTTACCCTGAATGTCAATCTTGGCCGTTCAGGCAGGCGCCTGAGGCTTTACTTGACCCCCACACTGAACTAATGATAGGTTTGACCGGTATTCACCAGTAACTCCTAGCCTAGCGTTTGCTTCCGGAACGCACGAGAAGATGGGGACAACCTTTGAGCATATCTAAACCCGGTACTTTGGGAATCATCGCCTGTCCGGGCGGAGCGAGTTTCGCCAGGGAATTATTGCCGCACTTGCGATCCATTTATGCCCGCAAGTACCAGCGCATGGCCACACGCCTCGCCAAACGGTATAAAATAGACAAGGAAAAGGCCATTGAGCAGATCAACTTCGTACAGGATCTGCATATTCCCTCCCAGAATCACGGCTTTTTCGGGGAACACTACCGTCCGCCCTCCTTTGAGATTCCAACCCGTTTTACCCGTTTTGCCAATGGAGAGTTCAAGGCGGAGATTCTCTCTTCGGTCCGGGGCATCGATCTGTATGTAATTCAGGATGTGGAAAACCACTATCCCGTGCCTTTGAACGGGGAAGAGACTACCCTGAGTCTGAACGATCACATGTTTATTCTCTTCGTCACCATCGATGCCGCGATCCAGGCGGGAGCCCGCAGTGTAACCCTGGTGCTGCCGGTGTATCCCTATTCCAGGCAGCATAAGCGCAAAGGCCGGGAGAGTCTGACTGCTGCATGGTTCGGCAGAATCTGCGAGTTCATGGGGGTTGGACGCATTATTACCCTGGACATCCACTCCCGGGAGATTCAGAATACCTTTCATCGGACTGCCATCGAGAATCTTCATGCCTCGTATCAGATTCTCAGG
Protein-coding sequences here:
- a CDS encoding ATP-binding cassette domain-containing protein, producing the protein MPDSGGSIRARNIHKYFNHGEVKALDGAGINLRRGEIHGLLGENGSGKTTLVRCIAGMTRPDSGEILMDGIPAARHNRSKVSGKIAYIPQHPRLVPSLTVQEFLHLGMNPAGQGRDEAAGKIRRISERLRIDLPLATRGNRVPANLVTATMIVEALLKAPDFLILDEPSTSFTPLETENLFSLLQELAAEGMGILIVSHKIREVRQLAHRLTLLRKGKSIAETEARDLSLEEISRILMGTGDRAAELTPSSPGGICLEVRNLSKRSRESFIRNISFSLRRGEILALSGIRENGLDCLERILNASVQPDSGEILMAGGTPYPREPERIKMAGIAMVPSDRLESGAALGLPVMENAAVLVRKELSRYGILGEKKKESYTRELLSEYGISAHPRSLTSALSGGMLQRLILGREILSASGLVILCEPAWGLDVKGRLEVYQRILSLRDRGAGILLLASDIDEVLEIADRLLVLYNGEITAGFQRDQFDHGRIGEAMLGICGTGDGK
- a CDS encoding BMP family ABC transporter substrate-binding protein codes for the protein MNRVLQGKLNFSVPGITRFAVLLFVVAGFLFLSSCSPKEAQTEEAQQEAPGAVGSIAVFVPGVVAGSPTYEMMVEGVEAAARGKSGVEVSVVEGGFNQGEWLTKLSSLAASGRYDLIVTSNPAMPEICAEVSRSYPEARFLVLDGHIEGNPSIFTFRFNQREQGYLAGYFAGLVAREKQAEGTVKVGLIAGQEYPEMLRSIRPGYQQGAEAAAGTAELDFRVVGNWYDAGKGSELAGDMFRSGVNVILAIAGGANQGVISAAQEAGKGVIWFDSSGYDVAPGTVIGSTRIYLDRAAREMTLKAIEGELPFGSAESVGIAEGYITFITDHPAYTENLSQELREKLENHLEELKNGSVKVQE
- the prs gene encoding ribose-phosphate diphosphokinase, with amino-acid sequence MSISKPGTLGIIACPGGASFARELLPHLRSIYARKYQRMATRLAKRYKIDKEKAIEQINFVQDLHIPSQNHGFFGEHYRPPSFEIPTRFTRFANGEFKAEILSSVRGIDLYVIQDVENHYPVPLNGEETTLSLNDHMFILFVTIDAAIQAGARSVTLVLPVYPYSRQHKRKGRESLTAAWFGRICEFMGVGRIITLDIHSREIQNTFHRTAIENLHASYQILRSLSRLVDLVHEDLVVVAPDTGAVDRNKFYAVSLHKPLALLYKERDYSKVSQAGDSNITSINLLGHVEGKTVFMADDMLGTGGTLIKAMTHLKEVGAEKIICAISLPLFTGRAIEEFDAAYQKGLFYRIIGTNAVYHDETLLEKEWFVSANIANLFSRIISRLHHGRSLSPLLDNRKIIQRLLSQVAAEGGEDELPFDREPSSREPGEKERGE